The segment CAAGAGGTGAAAGCACCGCCGCTCGAATTCGAGTCCGCCGCCGAGCGTCGTCTCGAAGGCCTGGAGCACCGCCTCCTTGGCCATCCGGACGGCGATGGGGGGCTGGGCAGCGATCTCCCGGGCCAGACGTTTCGCTTCGTCGAGATACAGCTCGACGGGCATCACCCGCGACACCAACCCACAGGCCAACGCGTCCTGCGCGGTAATATTCCGCCCGGTGAGGACCATCTCCATCGCCCTGGACTTCCCGATCGCTCGCGTCAGACGCTGGGTGCCTCCCGCCCCGGGCATCAGCCCGAGCCGGATCTCCGGCTGGCCGAATCTGGCGGTTTCAGACGCGATGATGATATCGCACGACATCGCGAGTTCGCACCCTCCGCCGAGCGCGAACCCGCTGACGGCCGCGATCACCGGCTTGCTCACTCCCCGGATCCGCTCCCACGGTTGAAACCGGTAGCCGCGAACCATGTCGGCCGCCGTCGCATCCGCGAACTCGCGGACGTCGGCCCCGGCGGCAAACGCCCGCTCGTTCCCCGTGAGCACGAGGCAGCGGACGCCGTCGTCTCGGTCCATGGCCTCCATCGCGGTGGCGAGCTCCTCCATGAGCCCCTGGTTGAGTGCGTTCAGAACGTGCGGCCGGTTCAGCGTGATGACGCCGATCCCCTCGGCAGTAGCGACGAGGATGTGCTCGTAGGCCATAGATGGCTCCCCCCGGACGGTATGGCCCCTTCTTCTCCCTCTGCCTTCCGACTCTCCTCTGGAGCGCGGAGAAGCATGCGAGCGCGCGTGCGGTCGCGAGGCTGCTGCCGGCTAGAGAGGGTGAGCGGGTGCGACGGAGCGAGCGGGTTTATCGAGGCGTCAGAGAGGCGTCGAACCCGGCGGCCTGAAGATTCGCGGCGAGGCGCTCGGCGGTGGCCCGATCGAGGTATCCGCCGACCCATACCCGGTACGGTGGTCCTTCGACGAGGGTGACCGCGTACCCGTGATCGCGCAGCTGCCTCACCAGCGACTCCGCGCCGTCCCGATCCCCGAACGATCCCGCCTGCACGTGAAACCGGGATGGCGGACCCGGAATAGGAGGAGCGGCGCTGGGTCCGGTGACCAACGGTGTCCCGGTCGGTGACGGGGATGGGACTGGGGTCTGCTGACTATCGCCCGCCCCTGCCGCCGGCGCGGGCGATGGAGCGGGAACTGTGGATGGGGATTCGCCACTACCTGGTTGATCGGCCGGGGACGCCGGCGCCGCGGCGGGTGTGGACGAATTCTGGGAGTCAGGACCCGAGGGGGCCGCGGTGCCCGGCGAGGGAACGCTCGGCATCGTGAGCCCCGGTGGGGGTAATGATGGCCGAAAAGACGTCTGGCCCATGAGGTAGCCTGCGCCGATCGCGATCGCGAAAATCGCCGCGAAAGCCGGCACAACGAACGCAAGCACCGGGCGCCCTTTCATGGTCCCTCCGTCCACTCCCCTGTTCGAGAGGTTGCCGTCCAATCTCCTTCCACTGAACATCCTTACCCACTTCTAGACGAAGACATGACGAAACCTGTGGTACGCGACGAGGAGACCGGCGCCGATCAAGACGAGAAGATAGTACGATAAGAACCGGTCGACGAGCACCGCGCTTCGAGCCAGCGACGGTGCGGCGGCTCCGGGGGCGAGCAGGATGATCAGCCCGGCCATCGAGACTTCGGTGATCCCGACTCCTCCGGGAATCAAGAGCGCCATCCCCAGCATCGCGGCTCCCAGGTAGGCGAACGCGATCAGCGGTGGCGCGAGGGGGATCCCCATCGCCCGAAAGACCGTAAAGACGCGGAGGAGGTCCAGCGCGATCACGGCCACGCTCAGGAGGAGCAAGAGCCAGAGCGTGCGGTGCTCGCGCAGGAGCTGAAAACTCGAAAAGAAGGTGTCGAGGAGCCGGAGGCCCTTGTCCCGGAGCGATCCGGGAAGCGGCAGGTACCGCGTGATCCCGGCGATCCAGCCCTGCATCATCTGTGGGATGGTGACCACCACGCCAAAGGCGACCACCAGGATCACGATCATCAGCATCAGCACGCGGCTGGCCAGCACCATCCGGCTCGGCACAAAGGCTGCGGACAGTAGGAACGCCACGACGATAAATCCCATGTCCAGCATCCGCTCCACGATCATCGCCGACGTGCTCACCCCGAGCGAAACGTCGTACGAGCCCTTCAGCATCACCGCCTTGGCCAGCTCGAAGCTCCGTCCAGGCGTGAAGCTTCCCGCGGCCACCCCCGCGACCACCGAGATCGCGCTAAACCGGATCGAGATCGTCGTCCCCGTAAGCTGCTTCACCATGAATTGCCAGCGGTAGGCCTTGAACAAGATCTGGGCCACCACGGCGCCTACCGCCGCACCGAGCAGCGTGATCTCCGCCCGGCGCAGCGCCTCCGCGACCTGCCGGAAGTTCACCGTCGCGGCGAACGCGATCAGGATCGCGATGCCGGCGCCGAGCAGGATGAAGCTCACCCACCGCCCCGACGAGCGGCGCCGCACCTCGGCCTCTTGCCCGATCGGCTGAACGGTTTCAGCCACTGGTGACGCCGCTTCTTCCTGACGTTGTCGGCATCCTCGTCACCTTGCTCCGAGGCCGACCAGATACCGCTCGAGCGCCGCCCGCCTCGCCGAGAGCTCATTCCTGCGAATGCGGTCGGCGGCGACGACCTCGGCGGGCGCTCGCTCGAGAAATGCGGCGTCCTTGAGCCTCGTGTCCAGGCCGGCCAGATCCCGCGCGACCGTCGCCAGCTGCTTCTCAAGTCGCGTCCGCATCGCCGCGGCCGCTTCCCCGGACTCGACCCGGAGGGTCACCTCGACCGGTCCGGAGTGCGCCGAGAACCCCCCGGCCGGGCGGGATGCGTGCACGTCGTGGATCCTGATCTCGCGCGCCCGCGCCAGCGGCCCGATATAGCGGGTGGTTGCCTCTAGCAGCGCGCGATGTTCGGCGGGGGCGTAGAGATCGACCGGCACGGACTCCCCCGGCGTGATGCCGAGGTCGGCCCGCATGCCCCGGATGGCGCGGACGATTTCCATGACCCACGTCATCTCTTCCTCCGCATCCTGATCGATCCACCGGGCGACTTCCGCGGGCCAGGGGGCCCGCATGATCGTGCGGCCCTCGTGCGGGAGCGCCTGCCAGATCTCCTCCGTCAGCGACGGCATGATGGGGTGCAGCAACTTCATCGTCTCCGCGAGGATCCAGCTCAGCACGGCGCGCGTCACCGCAAGATGCCCGGGAACCGGGGGCTCGCGGAGATCCTGTTTCGCCATCTCGAGATACCAATCGCAGTACTCGCTCCAGATGAAGTCGTAGAGGTGCCGGCACACCTCATGAAACTCAAACTCCTCCAAGCCTTGCGTCACCGCGAGGGCGCGCCGGGCGAACCGGCTGAGGATCCATCGATCGGCGACTCTCAGCGCCCCACGATCCGGGAGCGCCAGGGGCTGGGAGGATCCATCGAGGTTCATCCGGACGAACCGGGCGGCGTTCCAGATTTTGTTGGCGAAATTGCGGGTGTCCTCGACCATCTTCTCCGAGAACCGGAGATCCTGCTCGCCCGTGCACCGGTTGATGAGCGCGAATCGTAGCGAGTCGGCCCCGTATCGGTCGACCAGGAGCAGCGGATCCAGCCCGGTCCCCCGGGTCTTGCTCATGATCTTGCCTTCGATATTGAGAACCGTCGGGGTGATGTAGACATCCCGGAACGGCACGTCGTTGCGGAACTCGAGGCCGAACATGATCATCCGCGCCACCCACAGAAAGATGATATCCCGCGCGGTCACCAGCGTGCTCGTCGGGTAGAAGTACCCTAGGTCCTCGGTCTCCTGCGGCCACCCCAGCGTCGCGAACGGCCAGAGGCCCGAGCTGAACCATGTGTCCAGCACGTCGGGGTCCTGCGAGAGGGTGGCCCCGCCGCACTTCGGACACCGCTCCGAAGGGCGTTTGCTCGGGATCACCTCGCCGCACGCGCAGTACCAGATCGGGATCCGGTGTCCCCACCACAGCTGCCGGCTGATGTTCCAGTCGTGGATCTGCCCCATCCAATCCATGTACACTTTCGTCCAGCGCTCGGGGTGGAAGCGGACGCGCCCCTCGCGCACGGCGAGGATCGCCGGCTGAGCGAGATCCTGCATCCGACAAAACCATTGATCGGAGATGTACGGCTCGATCACGGTGTTGCACCGCTCGCACCGCCCGATGTTCGCCGTGTACGCCTCTTCGCGCACGACGGCCCCGGCCGCGCGGAGGTCCTCGCTGAACACCATGCGGCAGCGATCTCGATCCATCCCCCGATACCGATCCCCCCCCAGGTCGTTGACCTGGCCGTGAGGGTCAAGACAGACCAGGACGGGGAGCTGGTGGTCCGCGCCGATCTCGTTGTCGAGCGGATCGTGTCCGGGCGTGATCTTCACCGCGCCCGTGCCAAACTCGCGGTCCACGCGGCGGTCGGCGATCACCGGGACAGTCCGGTCCACGAGCGGGACGCGCACCCGGCTCCCCACCAACCGGCGATAGCGGTCGTCATCGGGGTGCACCGCCACCGCCACGTCCGCGAAGAGCGTTTCCGGACGCTGGGTGGCCACCACAATCCCTTCGCCGCCATCCTCGCCGGGATAGCGAATGTAATAGAGGGTGCTCGGCGTCTCGACGTGTTCCACCTCGAGGTCGGAGACGCTGGTCTGATCCTTCGGGCACCAGTTGATCATCCGCTTGCCTTTGTAGATCAACCCTTTGCGATACAATCGGATGAAGGCCTCGAGCACCGCGTCCACATAGCCGGGATCCATCGTAAAGACGGTCCGGTCCCAGTCGCACGAGCATTCGAGGCGGCGCAGCTGGACCAGGATCCTCCCGCCGATCTGCTCCTTCCACTTCCAGACTTCTTCCAGGAACCGTTCGCGGCCGATGTCGAACCGGGTCAGCCCTTGCTGGGCGAGGCGCCGGTCCATGACGACGTGGACGGAGATGCCGGCGTGGTCGAGCCCGGGCTGCCACATCGCATTGAGCCCGCGCATCCGGCTCCACCGGATCAAGCAGTCCTGCAGGCCGTTGTTCAGCGCGTGCCCCATATGGAGTTCCCCGGTCACGTTGGGGAGCGGCATCATGATGACGTAGGGCCGCCGCCCCTGATCCGGGACGGCGTGAAACTCGCCCTGCGCCAGCCAATCTGCATACCGGCGCTCCTCGACCCGTTTGGGCTCGTAGGCGCTCGCGATCTCCGTCACGGCCGTGCCCTCCTTTCAAATGAAAACGCCGCTCCGCCTCAAAGGGCGGAGCGGCGCTCCGCGGTACCACCTTTGTCCCCGCCGGCCCTAGGGCTGCCGCACGGCTCTCACGCTGTCACGGGCGCTCCCGACGCGAGATCATCAAGCTCAGGGGCGACGTTCGAGTCCGTTCGTTCCGGGGAGCTCTCACCATTCCCTCCCCTCGCTACTCAGCCGGACGGACTCTACTCTTCCCCCTTCTCGCGTATGTGGACGTATTATAGCAACCGCGCCCGAACGGTGGCAAGTCCGCCACTGTCGGAGCGCTCTTACGCCTGGATCGACGGCAGTTGCCGCCGGATCTCGGCCGGTGTGTGGGTCAGGATCGGCAGGCCCAA is part of the bacterium genome and harbors:
- a CDS encoding valine--tRNA ligase, whose protein sequence is MTEIASAYEPKRVEERRYADWLAQGEFHAVPDQGRRPYVIMMPLPNVTGELHMGHALNNGLQDCLIRWSRMRGLNAMWQPGLDHAGISVHVVMDRRLAQQGLTRFDIGRERFLEEVWKWKEQIGGRILVQLRRLECSCDWDRTVFTMDPGYVDAVLEAFIRLYRKGLIYKGKRMINWCPKDQTSVSDLEVEHVETPSTLYYIRYPGEDGGEGIVVATQRPETLFADVAVAVHPDDDRYRRLVGSRVRVPLVDRTVPVIADRRVDREFGTGAVKITPGHDPLDNEIGADHQLPVLVCLDPHGQVNDLGGDRYRGMDRDRCRMVFSEDLRAAGAVVREEAYTANIGRCERCNTVIEPYISDQWFCRMQDLAQPAILAVREGRVRFHPERWTKVYMDWMGQIHDWNISRQLWWGHRIPIWYCACGEVIPSKRPSERCPKCGGATLSQDPDVLDTWFSSGLWPFATLGWPQETEDLGYFYPTSTLVTARDIIFLWVARMIMFGLEFRNDVPFRDVYITPTVLNIEGKIMSKTRGTGLDPLLLVDRYGADSLRFALINRCTGEQDLRFSEKMVEDTRNFANKIWNAARFVRMNLDGSSQPLALPDRGALRVADRWILSRFARRALAVTQGLEEFEFHEVCRHLYDFIWSEYCDWYLEMAKQDLREPPVPGHLAVTRAVLSWILAETMKLLHPIMPSLTEEIWQALPHEGRTIMRAPWPAEVARWIDQDAEEEMTWVMEIVRAIRGMRADLGITPGESVPVDLYAPAEHRALLEATTRYIGPLARAREIRIHDVHASRPAGGFSAHSGPVEVTLRVESGEAAAAMRTRLEKQLATVARDLAGLDTRLKDAAFLERAPAEVVAADRIRRNELSARRAALERYLVGLGAR
- a CDS encoding enoyl-CoA hydratase-related protein, giving the protein MAYEHILVATAEGIGVITLNRPHVLNALNQGLMEELATAMEAMDRDDGVRCLVLTGNERAFAAGADVREFADATAADMVRGYRFQPWERIRGVSKPVIAAVSGFALGGGCELAMSCDIIIASETARFGQPEIRLGLMPGAGGTQRLTRAIGKSRAMEMVLTGRNITAQDALACGLVSRVMPVELYLDEAKRLAREIAAQPPIAVRMAKEAVLQAFETTLGGGLEFERRCFHLLFSTEDKREGVRAFLEKRPAQFTGR
- a CDS encoding lysylphosphatidylglycerol synthase transmembrane domain-containing protein, encoding MAETVQPIGQEAEVRRRSSGRWVSFILLGAGIAILIAFAATVNFRQVAEALRRAEITLLGAAVGAVVAQILFKAYRWQFMVKQLTGTTISIRFSAISVVAGVAAGSFTPGRSFELAKAVMLKGSYDVSLGVSTSAMIVERMLDMGFIVVAFLLSAAFVPSRMVLASRVLMLMIVILVVAFGVVVTIPQMMQGWIAGITRYLPLPGSLRDKGLRLLDTFFSSFQLLREHRTLWLLLLLSVAVIALDLLRVFTVFRAMGIPLAPPLIAFAYLGAAMLGMALLIPGGVGITEVSMAGLIILLAPGAAAPSLARSAVLVDRFLSYYLLVLIGAGLLVAYHRFRHVFV
- a CDS encoding SPOR domain-containing protein — protein: MFSGRRLDGNLSNRGVDGGTMKGRPVLAFVVPAFAAIFAIAIGAGYLMGQTSFRPSLPPPGLTMPSVPSPGTAAPSGPDSQNSSTPAAAPASPADQPGSGESPSTVPAPSPAPAAGAGDSQQTPVPSPSPTGTPLVTGPSAAPPIPGPPSRFHVQAGSFGDRDGAESLVRQLRDHGYAVTLVEGPPYRVWVGGYLDRATAERLAANLQAAGFDASLTPR